A stretch of DNA from Peromyscus maniculatus bairdii isolate BWxNUB_F1_BW_parent chromosome 7, HU_Pman_BW_mat_3.1, whole genome shotgun sequence:
CGCAATATCTAGAGCCATCCAGTGAGATTCCTTGTAGAATTCATCACCCCATGTTCCTGAATATTTCCTGCATTGCAAGAGAATATGTGCATTAGAAAAATGCAATATTCTAGTTTATAAAAAGTTTGGATCCCAAATATCGCTTGTTTAGTTTTAATGTGAAATTATGGCACTTATGCAAATGAGGTAAACAAAAGCTTTCGTTGACGTTAATTCATGGCAGTACCAGTAAGATGTTCCATATAACCCACTCACCACAGATTACAGCATACCCCCAGGTTTTAGTAACTGAGTCAGAAGTGCTGATGTGAATTTGCACATAGCTACAAAGCTGGCTTTCCTTCTGGGCCAAGGATGCTGGTCACTCAGTTGTCCTCCTGTCGGAACGTAATTCCATAGGCCACGGATCGGATGCACTGCTAACACTGCTCTACTACTCGATACAGAAGCGTAGCCTGAAGCCTTAGTGCACGTACAGAAAGCGTGTGTTAAATGCTTTATCTCCTACTGAATACACCCAGTCATCTTATGGTTGGTTTCAGGGACTTTGATCTGGAGTCACTGTCATTCCATTATACTGAAGAAAGACCTCTACTACTTGGGTAACAGATGTCCAAGTACCTTAGTTCCTCAAGTTGTAGGTTCTTATAgaaaaagtaacacacacacacacacacagagagagagagagagagagagagagagagagagagagagagagagagagagagagagagagagaatgtgtgctgGGTGGTTGTAAAAATAAGTTTTGTTGAGTGATCATTTAAAACGTTAtcacttacataaaataaaaacagtggaaACATAACACTCATAAGCTTGACTAACATGAGAATGATAGGTTGGGGGGCACACTGCTTCTGGAATCTGAGTgggagagcatggctcccagaacAAACCTGGAAGTCTTCAGGGCTACGACTTGGATTCTTACCAAGAAATAGCACTCCTGCCTTCCTGCTTGGAAGTAGATGAGTGCTTTAATCTTATCAGGTTGCCTTTTGTGGGTTTGCTTGGGAATATTACAGAATGTTGCAGGAGTTGTCTGAGTTAAGACACATTGTACTACTTTTCTTGGAAATATAACAGGCAACATATTTTatgcattcttctacattttcATTGAGTTATGAAGACaagatatgaaaaataattgCCAGTGCTTGCCTTCTAAGCGCCCCTTGCTCCCCACACCGCCACCCATCAACTGTGTATCTGCACTGTGCTCTTGGTTTGCCGTTTGCCACTTTGATCTGCATGGTTCCCCATGCAGGTGAAGTGAGGGTGCCTGTCTCTACACGTTTCTTAATAAAACGTCCTGCATTTTTCTGTCTTTAGGCTATTAGATCAGCTTCCCAGAGCCAATGTTGTTTTCCTAAGGTATCTGTTTGGGGTATTACACAACATTGAACAACATTCCTTATCTAATCAGATGACTGCATTTAACTTAGCAGTGTGTATCGCTCCAAGCATTCTTTGGCCTCCTACTTCCTCCAGTCCAGAACTAGAAAATGAATTTACAAAAAAGGTaatgacatttttcattttatgtcctGAGTCTTCAGTTCCCCATTTTGAAACATTTGAAATTCACAGTGTGCTGAAACACAGTTTCTTTAATAGTTTAAGTAGACTTCCTTGTGTGGGTTTGTTGACCTTTCTTTCCTGGTAGACTATAACAAGGTGAACATATTAAAAAAGATCAATTATTACTTCGCTTTTCCTTTGAAGGAGGCTGAAGAGTAGGACTAATTCAAACCACAAGTGGTAAGAGAGCCCTCCTTTAACAACCAGGGCCTTTGAGTGCGGACaagccagagttcagttctcagtgccAACATTTGCCAGCCACACAATCCTTAGGGAAGTTCCTTACTGTGATTCCTTTCTAAATGACACAGCAGAGACTGAGATCCCATCCCTCTAGGGTCTGGCTGTGGATCAAGGGTACAGGGTACCGTTCCTTTCATTCACAGCATGGCTCAGCTGCTGAGGCAAAGGATCTATAGGTCAGTTCCCCTCCATCTCCTTGGCAGCACAGAGCCCTCGTAAACGCTCCCCTCCTCCTAAGCACCTCCACTTAAGGAGGGTGGTAGGGAGCCATGCTGGGACTAGTCAGAAGTAGCCCAGGTTTCCTTGCTGTCTGCctgtccctcttcttccttctacaCCCACAGAGGAGCCCTCTTCCAAAATTACAGCAACTTGTCCTTTATACAAGAAATCCTTGTATAAGTGTTTATTACTGATATTTGATAAATTTTAATAACAAAGTATGTTTGTCCATCCCAAACACCCTATGGAGGGGGAATGCTTGAAACTGCCCTAATTTAAAAGATGGAACTAGTGATATAAGATGTTAGGGTTGCACCAAAATCATAGATAATTGTAGTCTGCCGATTCAAATTCAGTTCTGTGCCCAAACTACTCTCTAAAGTATTATCAGTTGGCAGTGGGGTTTTCATACCCTTTTGAAtacttttctctattcttttgCATTTTGTGGCTAAGATCAGGATGTGTATATGAAATGTGACGTAAGAGTTATATGAATAATAACGCTTGAATTCTTTTCATTGGGCACAGGTTTCACTTCTTATACAATTTCTGATTGAAAATTGCTGTAGGATATTTGGAGAAGAAATCACTTCTCTCTTGGGGGAGCTTTCTGAGAGAGGCGACAGTAGAGAACACACCTCAGGTACGGAGAAGAACGCCTTTGGTAAGAACTGGGTATTTGTCTATGAAGACACAGAGACCGGTTGTCCCAGAGCCTCTGACTGGCTCAGTGGGGCCCAGGGCTGTCAGTCCTTCCTCAGGAGGCCTGCTGATAGGTCAGTGTGGTAGGGTTAAGACAGACACGGGATGAGGACTCGGCCTACGAATTGTACACTGGAGATttgaatctttattttaaataaacagcaGAACTCTACTATATATTAGAACCTCTGTTGTTGAAACTAGAATCAAAGGTCCAGAGAAGTAGGGAAGTCGTGGTTTGGGGTGCTTCTTACCCCCCAACCATCCCTAGTGTACTCTAAGACCTCAGAATTCTAGTGTGCTGTGACCTAATTTGAAACAATTAGCATCTTTGAGGTCGGGGTGGGGAGAGGGTCTGAATTCATAGTCGTACAACCTCCAAAAGAGAAATTCCAGGACACCAATTACCACTGTGCTTCCTTTAGTCTATAGTTCTGTGTCATCGAGCATCAGTActtcatctataaaatataaacagtgTTTAATCTTTACAACATCCTAGGAGTCCAACAAAGCAATAGCCTATGGCCTAAGTTTAAAGAGCCTTGTGAAAGGCTTCACAGAGACTGGAGTGTGTTTTGTATAACTGTATGCAGCACCACCGTGTGAGAAGGCAGACTCTTACTCAAAACCCAGGTCTGCCTGACACTggcttatttacttttctttcctcattttagGACATATTCCTTGCTTTGAGAAAATCTTACCTTAAGAAAAAGTCACTTCATTAGAAACTGAGGTGAATCCATACTCCTAGAAGATTTTTGCCTCCAGCACTGACATTGGAGATGCTGGAAAGATTCAGGCAGTTAAGATGGCTTAGTGAGAAAGTGCTTACCTCCATGCCACCTCCCATAAGCCTGacaccctgggtttgattcccctcTGCTGGGGACCAGCGTGGGGGAAGGAAAGGACGAACTCCAGTaaggtgtcctctgatctcaCGCATGCCTTGGCCTCATGTGCTGCCAACTCCCTCAGCACACAGAActtcacattttttaaagatcCTTTCCTTCTTGAAGGTAGAAATTTGAACTCTACACATGAAAATAACACAGAACCAGCATGGTTTCCTTTAAaggcagcccaggctggatttGTAAGAATGTTGACCATGGTTTCATTTCTGCCCACAGATATGTCTTGCTTCCAAATGAATGACTCCTCCTACGACAGCTTGGAAAATGAGCTCAATGAGGATGCTGATGCTCCGTGCAGTGACCTGGTAAAAAAACTCGGCCAGGGTAGCAGAAGCATGGACTCTGTCTTAACCCTCAGTGACTATGACCTTGAACAGCCTGAGGTAGAAGGCCTGTTAACCCTGAGTGATTTTGACTTAGATCAGTCAAAAGATGAACACATTCaaacaaaacaacctctggagtcCAAGCCAGTGAATGTTTTCGTAGCCTACAGGAAGGTTTCGCTAGGGGAACACACTAGGACCCTCGGTGGCCCAGGTGCAGCCAGCGGCCTGCCTGCAGCTGCAGCAGATGCCCCGAAAGCCCTGCGGCGGCGGCACCGGCGCTGCTCAGAGCCCAGCATCGACTCTCTCGACACGAAGCTTTCCTATCTCCGGGAGTTTTACCAGAAAAAGCTACGCAAGTCCAGCTGTGATGCCGTGCTTTCCAGAAAGGATGAAGATTATCTAAAGCAGACCCAGACCctgaagaaagggggaaagacgTTATTTAAACAGAGTTCAGTCACAGGCACTGACATCAGCAAGAAAAATGCTACTAATGAAAAGATTAAGAAGAAAAGCTTGTCTGGTCATGAAGGAAATCAAGTGGCATCTTTCACTAAGTCCAAGCCGGTGGCCATTTCCGTGGCATCTTACAGTCACGTGTCCTCCCAGGATCATCCCAGGAAGCAGCCCTTTGATGCAGATACATGCAGattctccccaccacacacagctgaTGCCAGGAAGGGCTCACGGGTTCATCGGCGCTGTTCAGAACCCAGCATAGAGGACCAAAACTACAAACTGTCCTATCTCAGGGGGATCTATTCAAAGAAACAACATAAAACCAGCTGTGAGACAGGCCTCTTGCATGGAGAAGAGGATTATCTCAAAAGGCATAAATCTTTGCAAATTGAGGGGCAAAAGCTCATTAATCAGAGTTTGGTCATGGGGATTGAGGTGGGCAAGAGCAGTGGTACACACCAAAGCACTGAGAAGGTTTTGCCCCCAAGACTGAACCTTTGCCCGAGGGCTAGCTATTCTAGTTTATCCTCCCCAGGCACGTCCCCATCCGGCTCATCAGTAAGCTCCCAGGACAGCGCTTTCTCTCAGATCTCTGAACACTCTGTGTTTACACCCACCGAAACTTCCTCTCCAATAGATTGCACTTTTCAGgctcagagaaaacaggaagagctGTCTCCTGACTTTCACGGTCCTGGCCTCATATCTGGAATGCCTGGTCCCTCCATGGGGCAGTCCAGCAGCCATCTGGCTTATTTAAGAAAAGGTACCCTAGAGCAGCCATCACAGATGCATTCTGTAACTCTTCACCCCAGCGCATGGTTGAGAAGTGGTTTGGTCACTTTGAAAAATTGGtccctcaaaaagaaaacaaaggcagcCAGACCAGAGGAGAGGAAATCCTGTTCCATGAAAGAACCTTTGGAGGCACCTCCACTTGCTTCTGGTGCTCCAGAGGCTGACTCTCTGcaagagagtgaggagggcatGTGCCTAAGGGCGGATGAAGGACCTGGAGCTGCCCAGACAGCCCATGGGTGCAGTTCTTCTGCCTGTCAGGACCCAGAGCACCACTCCCGCTCTCCCTCCCACCTGCTGGAGAGCAGACTCAAGCTTTGCATGACATtgcaggagggggaagagagtGGAGGGCAGCACCCTTGTGACAGCCCCTGGGAAGAAGCCTCAGCAAATCTTGGGACTGTGGAGGATGTGGCCAGCCCAGGTTCAGAGCCTCCAACAGGTTGCGATGATGGGGAAAGACATTTAGCCAAAGACAGTTACCTGCAATAAGAATCCGATATCAAAATTAGCAGTCTGATATCTTTAAGAACAGGAACTGGGCTAATCAAAACAAAGACAGTAATTAGTATGACCCCTTTCCTAAGACACCCGGGGCAGGTAGCACGAGGACAATCATTGCTAAGATGATAGTTTCTGTGTTGGTTGAAAGTCTCATCATttaaagttctgaaaggcttttccTGTTACAGTGTGGGTTAGTCCTTTTCTGAGCTGTTAGGATACGGACAGGACAGAAGACGTGTCCTTCATTTAAGCTTGCTTGTGTCAGCAGTCTGTGAGTTCACTGTCTTGAAAGACCAGAGTACCTTAAATGAAGATCAGTGACCCACCAAGAGAATAGTAGAGGGAAGCCATCTTTATGCCATAGAACAAAGAGGCGAGAGAGGGACCACTGAGTCATTCAGAAAAGCATGTACATTCACGAAGGAAATCATGGAAAACATGTCCCTGGATCTAAGTCCATGGCTTTTCCCAGTCATGTGTCTTCACAGGGTCATTTTAGGGACCAGCTCATTGATAAAGGCAGAGTAGAGAAAATTAGTGATTAAAGAGCTATGGACACCATGACAGCACAGCTTTGCAAGTGGGTGGCTtggttagttgtttgtttttctgttaggGTCGGATTGATCCACATCTTTCAGAAatgtagatagacagacaaagaaggaaagattGCTCACTTTGGTGTCCTCCTCACA
This window harbors:
- the Arhgap20 gene encoding rho GTPase-activating protein 20 isoform X1; protein product: MEAMSPQQDALGGQPGRSSSLTGMSRIAGGPGTKKKMKTLAERRRSAPSLILDKALQKRPSSRDSHSASIDTCAFLSSFMCSSRTLLIDGPVELKRGLQRQERHLFLFNDLFIAAKIKYNNNLKIKNKIKLTDMWTASCVDEVGEGNTNALKSFVLGWPTVNFVATFSSPEQKDKWLSLLQRYITLEKEKDYPKSIPLKIFAKDIGNCAYFKTITVMNSDTANEVINMSLQMLGITGSERDYQLWVNSGKEAAPYPLIGHEYPYGIKMSHLRDTALLTQGSKDSATPSQLQEPFLMEQLPREMQCQFILKPSRLATAQQLSNSGQKTFRRRRSIINWAFWRGSSTHLDNLPMSPTSPMPGQLFGVSLPDICENDNLPKPILDMLSFLNQKGPLTKGIFRQSANMKSCRELKEKLNSGIEVHLDCESIFVIASVLKDFLRNIPESIFSSDLYDHWVCVMDQGNDEEKINIIQRLLDQLPRANVVFLRYLFGVLHNIEQHSLSNQMTAFNLAVCIAPSILWPPTSSSPELENEFTKKVSLLIQFLIENCCRIFGEEITSLLGELSERGDSREHTSDMSCFQMNDSSYDSLENELNEDADAPCSDLVKKLGQGSRSMDSVLTLSDYDLEQPEVEGLLTLSDFDLDQSKDEHIQTKQPLESKPVNVFVAYRKVSLGEHTRTLGGPGAASGLPAAAADAPKALRRRHRRCSEPSIDSLDTKLSYLREFYQKKLRKSSCDAVLSRKDEDYLKQTQTLKKGGKTLFKQSSVTGTDISKKNATNEKIKKKSLSGHEGNQVASFTKSKPVAISVASYSHVSSQDHPRKQPFDADTCRFSPPHTADARKGSRVHRRCSEPSIEDQNYKLSYLRGIYSKKQHKTSCETGLLHGEEDYLKRHKSLQIEGQKLINQSLVMGIEVGKSSGTHQSTEKVLPPRLNLCPRASYSSLSSPGTSPSGSSVSSQDSAFSQISEHSVFTPTETSSPIDCTFQAQRKQEELSPDFHGPGLISGMPGPSMGQSSSHLAYLRKGTLEQPSQMHSVTLHPSAWLRSGLVTLKNWSLKKKTKAARPEERKSCSMKEPLEAPPLASGAPEADSLQESEEGMCLRADEGPGAAQTAHGCSSSACQDPEHHSRSPSHLLESRLKLCMTLQEGEESGGQHPCDSPWEEASANLGTVEDVASPGSEPPTGCDDGERHLAKDSYLQ
- the Arhgap20 gene encoding rho GTPase-activating protein 20 isoform X2, which codes for MKTLAERRRSAPSLILDKALQKRPSSRDSHSASIDTCAFLSSFMCSSRTLLIDGPVELKRGLQRQERHLFLFNDLFIAAKIKYNNNLKIKNKIKLTDMWTASCVDEVGEGNTNALKSFVLGWPTVNFVATFSSPEQKDKWLSLLQRYITLEKEKDYPKSIPLKIFAKDIGNCAYFKTITVMNSDTANEVINMSLQMLGITGSERDYQLWVNSGKEAAPYPLIGHEYPYGIKMSHLRDTALLTQGSKDSATPSQLQEPFLMEQLPREMQCQFILKPSRLATAQQLSNSGQKTFRRRRSIINWAFWRGSSTHLDNLPMSPTSPMPGQLFGVSLPDICENDNLPKPILDMLSFLNQKGPLTKGIFRQSANMKSCRELKEKLNSGIEVHLDCESIFVIASVLKDFLRNIPESIFSSDLYDHWVCVMDQGNDEEKINIIQRLLDQLPRANVVFLRYLFGVLHNIEQHSLSNQMTAFNLAVCIAPSILWPPTSSSPELENEFTKKVSLLIQFLIENCCRIFGEEITSLLGELSERGDSREHTSDMSCFQMNDSSYDSLENELNEDADAPCSDLVKKLGQGSRSMDSVLTLSDYDLEQPEVEGLLTLSDFDLDQSKDEHIQTKQPLESKPVNVFVAYRKVSLGEHTRTLGGPGAASGLPAAAADAPKALRRRHRRCSEPSIDSLDTKLSYLREFYQKKLRKSSCDAVLSRKDEDYLKQTQTLKKGGKTLFKQSSVTGTDISKKNATNEKIKKKSLSGHEGNQVASFTKSKPVAISVASYSHVSSQDHPRKQPFDADTCRFSPPHTADARKGSRVHRRCSEPSIEDQNYKLSYLRGIYSKKQHKTSCETGLLHGEEDYLKRHKSLQIEGQKLINQSLVMGIEVGKSSGTHQSTEKVLPPRLNLCPRASYSSLSSPGTSPSGSSVSSQDSAFSQISEHSVFTPTETSSPIDCTFQAQRKQEELSPDFHGPGLISGMPGPSMGQSSSHLAYLRKGTLEQPSQMHSVTLHPSAWLRSGLVTLKNWSLKKKTKAARPEERKSCSMKEPLEAPPLASGAPEADSLQESEEGMCLRADEGPGAAQTAHGCSSSACQDPEHHSRSPSHLLESRLKLCMTLQEGEESGGQHPCDSPWEEASANLGTVEDVASPGSEPPTGCDDGERHLAKDSYLQ